A single Pseudomonas sp. HN11 DNA region contains:
- a CDS encoding alpha/beta hydrolase, with translation MNHSTFWLTANDRSRLYVNQWMPGGPAKAVVMLSHGMAEHSGRYARLAEALCGAGYGVYALDQRGHGRTADEGTLGLYAEKDGWNKVVGDLASLNQHIGQQQPGLPIILLGHSMGSYIAQAYLLHHSASLHGAILSGSNFQPVALYRAARVIARFERLRQGLRGRSALIEFLSFGSFNKAFKPNRTAFDWLSRDPNEVDKYINDPLCGFRCTNQLWIDLLGGLQQISKASNLAQIDPGLPILVMGGECDPVSEGKRLNSLADALRDAGCQHLQLTVYPQARHEVFNETNRDAVTTDVLAWLDQALTLRRPARCE, from the coding sequence ATGAACCACAGTACCTTCTGGCTGACCGCGAATGACCGCAGCCGCCTGTACGTCAATCAATGGATGCCCGGCGGCCCGGCCAAGGCCGTCGTGATGTTGTCCCATGGCATGGCCGAGCACAGTGGACGCTACGCACGCTTGGCTGAAGCGCTGTGTGGTGCCGGCTACGGCGTGTATGCGCTGGACCAGCGCGGCCATGGCCGCACTGCCGATGAAGGCACTCTGGGGCTGTACGCCGAGAAGGATGGCTGGAACAAGGTCGTAGGCGACCTGGCTAGCCTTAATCAGCATATCGGCCAGCAACAACCGGGGTTGCCGATCATCTTGCTGGGCCACAGCATGGGCAGTTATATCGCCCAGGCGTACCTGCTGCACCACAGCGCCAGCCTGCATGGCGCGATTCTCAGCGGTTCTAACTTCCAACCGGTGGCGCTCTACCGCGCCGCACGGGTGATCGCGAGGTTCGAGCGCCTGCGCCAGGGCTTGCGCGGGCGCAGTGCGTTGATTGAATTCCTGTCGTTTGGGTCATTCAACAAAGCATTCAAACCCAATCGCACCGCGTTCGACTGGCTCAGCCGTGATCCGAATGAGGTGGATAAGTACATCAACGACCCATTGTGCGGGTTCCGTTGTACCAATCAGCTCTGGATTGACCTGCTCGGCGGCTTGCAGCAGATCAGCAAAGCGTCCAATCTCGCGCAGATCGATCCGGGCCTGCCGATCCTGGTAATGGGCGGTGAATGTGATCCGGTGAGTGAAGGCAAGCGTCTCAACAGCCTGGCAGACGCCTTGCGCGACGCCGGCTGCCAGCACCTGCAACTGACTGTCTACCCGCAGGCGCGTCATGAAGTGTTCAACGAAACCAACCGCGACGCTGTCACTACCGATGTGCTGGCGTGGCTCGACCAGGCGCTGACATTACGCAGGCCGGCCCGCTGCGAATAA
- a CDS encoding MaoC family dehydratase, which produces MTQVTNTPYEALEVGQTASYSKLVEERDIQLFAAMSGDHNPVHLDAEYAKATLFKERIAHGMFSGALISAAVACELPGPGTIYIGQQMSFQKPVKIGDTLTVRLEILEKLPKFRVRIATRVFNQRDELVVDGEAEILAPRKQQVVTLTELPPISIG; this is translated from the coding sequence ATGACCCAGGTAACCAACACCCCGTACGAAGCCCTCGAAGTCGGGCAAACCGCAAGCTACAGCAAATTGGTGGAAGAGCGCGATATCCAGTTGTTCGCCGCGATGTCCGGTGACCACAACCCTGTGCACCTGGACGCCGAGTACGCCAAGGCCACCCTGTTCAAGGAGCGTATCGCCCATGGCATGTTCAGCGGCGCCCTGATCAGCGCGGCCGTGGCCTGCGAATTGCCTGGGCCGGGCACCATCTACATCGGCCAGCAGATGAGCTTTCAGAAGCCGGTGAAGATTGGTGACACCCTGACCGTGCGCCTGGAAATCCTGGAAAAACTACCGAAATTCCGCGTACGCATCGCCACCCGCGTGTTCAATCAGCGTGATGAGCTGGTGGTGGACGGCGAGGCGGAGATCCTGGCACCGCGTAAACAGCAAGTCGTGACCTTGACCGAGTTGCCGCCGATCAGCATTGGCTGA
- a CDS encoding ferritin-like domain-containing protein, translated as MTDINKESISVLNDLIETSIDGQKGFKECAEDIKHPELKALFAKRSADCATAAAELKTAVRALGGDPEDSGSVAGALHRGWVDVKSMVTGKDEEAVLNEAERGEDHALKAYREAIEKINKHNLLGIRDLVERQYHGVQRNHDQVKALRNQARAQS; from the coding sequence ATGACTGACATCAATAAAGAATCGATCTCCGTGCTGAACGACCTGATCGAGACCAGCATCGACGGCCAAAAGGGTTTCAAGGAGTGCGCTGAAGACATCAAGCACCCAGAACTCAAAGCCTTGTTTGCCAAGCGTTCCGCCGACTGCGCCACTGCCGCCGCTGAACTGAAAACCGCCGTACGTGCCTTGGGCGGTGATCCGGAAGATTCCGGTAGCGTTGCCGGTGCTCTGCACCGTGGCTGGGTCGACGTGAAGTCGATGGTCACCGGTAAAGATGAAGAAGCTGTGCTGAACGAAGCCGAGCGCGGTGAAGACCATGCCCTGAAGGCTTACCGTGAAGCGATCGAGAAGATCAACAAGCACAACCTTCTGGGCATTCGTGACCTGGTTGAGCGTCAATACCACGGCGTACAACGCAACCACGACCAGGTGAAAGCCCTGCGTAACCAGGCTCGCGCTCAGTCGTAA
- a CDS encoding DUF3820 family protein → MNPEKLELLITREMPFGKYKGRIIADLPGPYLNWFAREGFPHGELGGLLALMQEIDSNGLSELLEPLRAKHGKPAPRH, encoded by the coding sequence ATGAATCCCGAAAAACTCGAACTGCTGATCACCCGAGAAATGCCCTTCGGCAAATACAAGGGACGCATCATCGCCGACCTCCCCGGTCCCTACCTGAACTGGTTTGCCCGCGAAGGTTTCCCTCACGGAGAACTGGGCGGTCTGCTGGCCCTGATGCAGGAAATCGACAGCAATGGCTTGTCTGAATTGCTCGAACCGCTGCGCGCCAAACACGGCAAACCCGCCCCTCGTCATTAA
- a CDS encoding aminotransferase class V-fold PLP-dependent enzyme encodes MPCNADNELHWHTIAQRYALEPGPINLENGYFGRMSQAVQARYLEHVAFINRSNSLHVRQQFERGENDAIRYQLAGLIDADPAAVAFTRNATEALQSLIRNYNRLQPGDQVLISDLEYDTVKGAMRWLAGYRGVEVIELSHTHPASFDSLVQTYRDAFVQYPRLKLMALTHVTHRTGLVMPVAAIAQAAREHDIDVILDGAHALGQIEFNLAELGIQFAGFNLHKWIGAPLTLGFLYIAPERLADIDPDMGEFHYPATDVRARTSYSTPNFPALMTLPLVFEEHQQLGGAAAKGARMNYLRDLWVSQVRTLPGVEVLTPDDPRLYCGITAFKFIGRDQQVMVDRLLKDYDLFTTTRVGASFGTCIRVTPGLVTSAVEIAVLVKAITELSVG; translated from the coding sequence ATGCCATGCAACGCAGACAACGAGCTTCACTGGCACACTATCGCCCAGCGCTACGCGCTGGAGCCCGGTCCGATCAACCTGGAAAACGGCTACTTCGGTCGCATGAGCCAGGCGGTACAGGCGCGCTATCTGGAACACGTGGCGTTTATCAACCGCAGCAACTCGTTGCATGTACGCCAGCAGTTCGAGCGTGGTGAAAACGACGCGATCCGCTACCAACTGGCCGGGCTAATCGACGCTGACCCTGCCGCAGTGGCCTTCACCCGCAACGCGACCGAAGCCCTGCAATCGCTGATCCGCAACTACAATCGCCTGCAACCGGGCGATCAGGTGCTGATCAGCGACCTGGAGTACGACACAGTGAAAGGCGCCATGCGTTGGCTGGCGGGCTATCGCGGTGTGGAAGTCATCGAACTGTCCCACACGCACCCGGCAAGTTTCGACAGCCTGGTGCAGACATATCGTGACGCATTCGTGCAGTACCCGCGCTTAAAGCTGATGGCGCTGACCCACGTGACACACCGCACCGGGCTGGTCATGCCGGTGGCTGCGATTGCCCAGGCGGCACGCGAGCATGATATCGACGTGATCCTCGACGGCGCCCATGCCCTGGGCCAGATCGAATTCAACCTCGCCGAACTGGGTATCCAGTTTGCCGGTTTCAACCTGCACAAATGGATCGGCGCCCCGCTGACCCTGGGCTTTCTTTACATCGCCCCGGAACGTCTGGCCGACATCGATCCGGACATGGGCGAGTTCCACTACCCCGCCACCGACGTTCGTGCCCGCACCTCCTACAGCACGCCGAATTTTCCAGCCCTGATGACTTTGCCGTTGGTATTTGAAGAACACCAGCAACTGGGTGGCGCGGCGGCCAAGGGCGCGCGGATGAATTACTTGCGGGACTTGTGGGTAAGCCAGGTACGGACATTGCCGGGGGTGGAGGTGCTGACGCCGGATGATCCACGGCTGTATTGCGGGATTACGGCGTTCAAGTTCATTGGACGGGATCAGCAGGTCATGGTGGATCGATTGCTCAAGGACTACGACCTGTTCACCACCACCCGTGTCGGAGCTTCATTTGGCACCTGTATTCGGGTGACGCCAGGTTTGGTGACCTCCGCAGTTGAGATAGCCGTGCTGGTCAAAGCCATCACCGAGTTGAGCGTCGGCTAG
- a CDS encoding bifunctional 4-hydroxy-2-oxoglutarate aldolase/2-dehydro-3-deoxy-phosphogluconate aldolase, protein MKSPQPTVSMADKVALIDSLCAKARILPVITIAREQDILPLADALAAGGLTALEVTLRSEFGLKAIQVLREQRPELCTGAGTVLDRHMLEAAEVAGSQFIVTPGITRDLLEASVHSPIPLLPGISNASGIMEGYGLGYRRFKLFPAEVSGGVAAIKALGGPFGEVKFCPTGGVGPANIKNYMALKNVMCVGGSWMLDPEWIKNGDWARIQEVTAEALALLD, encoded by the coding sequence ATGAAAAGCCCTCAACCAACCGTGTCCATGGCGGACAAAGTTGCCCTGATCGACAGCCTCTGCGCCAAGGCGCGGATCCTGCCGGTGATCACCATCGCCCGCGAACAGGACATCCTGCCGCTGGCCGATGCCCTGGCAGCCGGGGGGTTGACCGCATTGGAAGTGACCCTGCGTTCCGAGTTCGGCCTCAAGGCCATTCAGGTCCTGCGCGAGCAACGCCCTGAACTGTGCACCGGTGCCGGCACCGTGCTGGACCGTCACATGCTCGAAGCAGCCGAAGTGGCGGGCTCGCAATTCATCGTCACCCCCGGCATTACCCGCGACCTGCTGGAAGCTTCGGTGCACAGCCCGATCCCGCTGCTGCCAGGCATCAGCAATGCCTCGGGCATCATGGAAGGCTATGGCCTGGGCTATCGCCGCTTCAAATTGTTCCCGGCTGAAGTCAGCGGCGGCGTGGCTGCGATCAAGGCCCTGGGCGGCCCGTTTGGCGAAGTGAAGTTCTGCCCGACCGGCGGCGTCGGCCCGGCCAATATCAAAAACTACATGGCGTTGAAAAACGTGATGTGCGTGGGCGGTAGCTGGATGCTGGACCCTGAGTGGATCAAGAACGGCGACTGGGCCCGCATCCAGGAAGTCACCGCCGAGGCGCTGGCGCTGCTGGATTGA
- the pgl gene encoding 6-phosphogluconolactonase, whose translation MAISELKLPQGVTPHEYRTPVLLAEGLANDVAEQLRTAISARGEATLVVSGGRSPVAFFQHLAKQGLDWSKVTITLADERWVPVEHADSNAGLLKQHLLQGPAAKAKFLSLYSAAANLEDAAEQADRLLGELPGIDVLVLGMGDDGHTASLFPNSPNLTEALQLDSTRRCWPMLAPTVPHQRLTMSRALLATANFIVLSISGSSKLTTLSAALASDDVPAMPIRAFLQPTLEIYWCP comes from the coding sequence ATGGCGATATCTGAATTGAAACTGCCGCAGGGCGTAACGCCTCACGAATATCGCACGCCGGTGCTGTTGGCGGAAGGGCTGGCCAATGACGTGGCCGAGCAGCTGCGCACGGCCATCAGTGCCCGTGGCGAAGCGACCCTGGTGGTGTCGGGTGGCCGTAGTCCCGTGGCATTTTTCCAGCACTTGGCCAAGCAAGGCCTGGACTGGTCCAAGGTCACGATCACTCTGGCCGACGAACGCTGGGTGCCGGTTGAACATGCCGACAGCAATGCCGGCTTGCTCAAGCAGCATCTGTTGCAGGGCCCGGCGGCCAAGGCCAAGTTCCTCAGCCTCTACAGCGCCGCTGCCAACCTTGAAGACGCTGCCGAGCAGGCCGATCGCCTGCTGGGCGAATTGCCGGGCATCGATGTGCTGGTACTGGGTATGGGCGACGACGGCCACACCGCGTCGCTGTTTCCCAACAGCCCGAACCTGACTGAAGCCTTGCAGCTGGACAGTACCCGCCGTTGCTGGCCGATGCTGGCGCCGACTGTGCCACACCAACGTCTGACCATGAGTCGCGCGTTGCTGGCCACGGCAAACTTCATCGTGCTGTCGATATCCGGCAGTTCGAAACTGACCACCTTGAGCGCCGCGCTGGCCAGTGACGACGTCCCTGCCATGCCGATTCGCGCGTTTTTGCAACCTACATTAGAGATTTACTGGTGCCCATGA
- the zwf gene encoding glucose-6-phosphate dehydrogenase: MPSITVEPCTFALFGALGDLALRKLFPALYQLDGAGLLHDDTRILALAREAGSEQQHLAHIEQALRKYVGKELDEIIAQRFLARLTYVHVDFMKADDYVALAEIAGTEQRLIAYFATPAAVYGAICENLSKVGLAENTRVVLEKPIGSDLESSRKVNDAVAQFFPENRTYRIDHYLGKETVQNLIALRFANSLFETQWNQNYISHVEITVAEQVGIEGRWGYFDKAGQLRDMIQNHLLQLLCLIAMDPPADLSADSIRDEKVKVLKALAPISPDGLTTQVVRGQYIAGYSAGKPVPGYLEEENSNTQSDTETFVALRADIRNWRWAGVPFYLRTGKRMPQKLSQIVIHFKEPSHYIFAPEQRLQISNKLIIRLQPDEGISLRVMTKEQGLDKGMQLRSGPLQLNFSDTYRSARIPDAYERLLLEVMRGNQNLFVRKDEIEAAWKWCDQLIAGWKKSGDAPKPYAAGSWGPMSSIALITRDGRSWYGDI, from the coding sequence ATGCCTTCGATAACCGTAGAACCCTGCACCTTTGCCCTGTTTGGCGCCTTGGGTGATCTGGCGCTGCGCAAGTTATTTCCTGCCCTCTATCAACTCGATGGCGCCGGGCTCCTGCACGACGACACGCGCATCCTGGCCTTGGCCCGTGAAGCCGGCTCCGAGCAACAGCACCTGGCCCATATCGAACAAGCATTGCGTAAATACGTCGGCAAGGAGCTGGACGAAATCATCGCCCAGCGTTTCCTGGCGCGCCTGACCTACGTGCACGTCGACTTCATGAAAGCCGATGACTACGTGGCCCTGGCCGAAATCGCCGGTACCGAACAACGCCTGATCGCCTATTTCGCCACTCCGGCGGCCGTGTACGGCGCGATCTGCGAGAACCTCTCCAAGGTCGGCCTGGCGGAAAATACCCGCGTGGTGCTGGAAAAGCCCATCGGTTCAGACCTGGAGTCCTCGCGCAAGGTCAACGACGCCGTGGCGCAGTTTTTCCCGGAAAACCGCACGTATCGCATCGACCACTACCTGGGCAAAGAGACGGTCCAGAACCTGATCGCCCTGCGTTTCGCCAATAGCCTGTTCGAGACCCAGTGGAACCAGAATTACATTTCCCACGTGGAAATCACCGTGGCCGAGCAGGTCGGTATCGAAGGCCGTTGGGGCTACTTCGATAAGGCCGGCCAGTTGCGCGACATGATCCAGAATCACCTGTTGCAACTGCTTTGTCTGATCGCCATGGACCCGCCGGCCGACTTGTCAGCCGACAGTATCCGTGACGAGAAGGTCAAGGTGCTCAAGGCCCTGGCACCGATCAGCCCGGACGGCCTGACCACCCAGGTGGTGCGCGGCCAGTACATCGCCGGCTACAGCGCCGGCAAGCCGGTGCCGGGTTACCTGGAAGAAGAGAATTCCAACACCCAGAGCGACACCGAGACCTTCGTCGCCCTGCGTGCCGATATCCGTAACTGGCGTTGGGCCGGAGTGCCGTTCTACCTGCGCACGGGCAAGCGCATGCCGCAAAAGCTGTCGCAGATCGTCATCCACTTCAAGGAACCGTCCCACTACATCTTCGCCCCGGAGCAGCGCTTGCAGATCAGCAACAAACTGATCATCCGCCTGCAACCGGACGAAGGCATTTCCTTGCGCGTGATGACCAAGGAGCAGGGCCTGGACAAGGGCATGCAACTGCGCAGCGGGCCTCTGCAACTGAATTTTTCCGACACCTACCGCAGCGCCCGAATCCCGGATGCCTACGAGCGGTTGTTGCTGGAAGTGATGCGCGGCAATCAGAACCTGTTTGTTCGCAAAGATGAAATCGAAGCCGCGTGGAAGTGGTGTGACCAGTTGATCGCCGGGTGGAAAAAATCCGGCGACGCGCCCAAGCCGTACGCGGCGGGCTCCTGGGGGCCGATGAGCTCCATTGCACTGATCACGCGGGATGGGAGGTCATGGTATGGCGATATCTGA
- a CDS encoding MurR/RpiR family transcriptional regulator: MRNLLEQIQNRLEELNKAEKKVAEVILLNPQQATRFSIAALAQAASVSEPTVNRFCRSFGVSGYPELKLQLAQSLASGAAYVSRAVEADDNPEAYTQKIFGSAIASLDSACQALDPALISKAVDLLIQARQIHFFGLGASAPVAMDALHKFFRFNLAVTAHADVLMQRMIASVAHTGELFVIISYTGRTRELVEVARIARGNGASVLGVTAENSPLAKASTVSLNIPLPEDTDIYMPMTSRIIQLTVLDVLATGMTLRRGVDFQPHLRKIKESLNDSRYPVGDEFN; encoded by the coding sequence GTGCGAAATCTTCTGGAACAGATCCAGAACCGCCTCGAAGAATTGAACAAGGCTGAGAAAAAAGTCGCCGAGGTCATCCTGCTCAACCCGCAGCAGGCGACCCGCTTCTCCATCGCCGCCCTCGCCCAGGCCGCTTCGGTCAGTGAACCGACGGTAAACCGTTTCTGCCGTTCGTTCGGCGTGAGCGGCTACCCTGAACTGAAATTGCAGCTGGCGCAAAGTCTGGCCAGCGGCGCGGCGTACGTCAGCCGCGCCGTGGAAGCTGATGATAACCCTGAGGCCTACACCCAGAAGATCTTTGGCAGTGCCATCGCATCCCTGGACAGTGCCTGCCAGGCCCTGGACCCGGCGTTGATCAGCAAGGCTGTGGATCTGTTGATTCAGGCACGGCAGATCCACTTCTTCGGCCTGGGCGCTTCGGCGCCGGTGGCCATGGACGCATTGCACAAGTTCTTCCGCTTCAACCTGGCCGTGACGGCCCATGCCGACGTGCTGATGCAGCGCATGATCGCCTCGGTGGCGCATACAGGCGAGTTATTCGTGATCATTTCCTACACCGGGCGTACCCGTGAGCTGGTGGAAGTGGCGCGTATCGCACGAGGGAATGGCGCGTCCGTACTGGGCGTGACAGCCGAGAATTCGCCGCTGGCCAAGGCCAGTACGGTGAGCCTGAATATTCCGCTGCCGGAAGACACCGACATCTACATGCCGATGACCTCGCGGATCATCCAACTGACGGTGCTGGATGTGCTGGCGACCGGCATGACCTTGCGCCGTGGCGTGGATTTCCAGCCGCACTTGCGCAAGATCAAAGAGAGTTTGAATGACAGCCGGTATCCGGTGGGCGACGAATTCAATTAA
- a CDS encoding D-hexose-6-phosphate mutarotase, with the protein MHEQPLQRFFKSLRERPVFAWERFQMRDVLVIDHPLCQAVFSRQGAQLLHFQPTGQKPWLWCAAKWPQVGAIRGGVPVCWPWYGRHPSENAWPSHGWARLIDWKLLDSSTDDDGVRLHWQLQLCDWQVDLHAHLGETLELRLSTEHQDELPCQLSHALHAYWRIGHVDEIALSGLEGAQGYDQLNRQVCQQEGELRVEGGCQRVFQHEGELQLKDHAWQRELCIDTGDTADTVVWHPGSRPLLGVSFNEASGFVCVESAMAGASLAPGERAHLSLQARAGV; encoded by the coding sequence ATGCATGAGCAACCGCTGCAACGCTTTTTCAAATCCCTGCGCGAACGCCCGGTATTCGCCTGGGAGCGCTTCCAGATGCGCGACGTGTTGGTGATCGACCATCCGCTGTGCCAGGCGGTATTCAGTCGCCAGGGCGCGCAATTGCTGCACTTTCAGCCCACGGGTCAGAAGCCTTGGCTGTGGTGTGCAGCCAAATGGCCGCAAGTCGGCGCCATTCGTGGGGGCGTGCCGGTGTGCTGGCCATGGTATGGGCGTCATCCGAGCGAAAATGCCTGGCCGTCCCATGGCTGGGCGCGACTGATCGACTGGAAACTGCTCGACAGCAGTACCGATGACGACGGCGTACGCCTGCACTGGCAATTGCAGCTGTGCGACTGGCAAGTCGACCTGCACGCGCACCTGGGCGAAACCCTGGAACTGCGCTTGAGCACCGAGCATCAGGACGAACTGCCGTGCCAATTGAGCCATGCTTTGCATGCTTATTGGCGTATTGGTCACGTCGATGAGATAGCGCTGTCTGGACTTGAGGGGGCACAAGGTTACGACCAGCTCAACCGCCAGGTTTGCCAGCAGGAAGGCGAGCTACGTGTGGAGGGTGGTTGTCAGCGGGTGTTCCAGCATGAAGGTGAACTGCAGCTCAAGGACCACGCCTGGCAGCGCGAACTGTGTATTGATACGGGCGACACTGCCGACACGGTGGTGTGGCATCCGGGCAGCCGGCCACTATTGGGCGTGAGCTTCAATGAGGCGTCGGGTTTTGTGTGTGTGGAATCGGCGATGGCCGGGGCCAGCCTGGCGCCAGGGGAGAGGGCGCATCTCAGCCTGCAGGCGCGGGCTGGGGTTTAG
- a CDS encoding carbohydrate porin, whose product MKKQHNNTRLICQMSAAAALVLSANAMAADAFSADSKWMTGDWGGERTKLIEQGIDIKADYVGEAGYNAHGGYNDDKTGRYADQFGLGVALDLQKLWGWDNTQAKIQLTSRNGQNISNDRIGDPRAGTLSSSQEVYGRGHMVRLTQFWIQHQMFDNKLDVKLGYFGEGEDFNTFPCDFQNLSFCGSQVGNYVNTWYNWPVSQAAIRVKYNITPELYAQIGAYNQNPSQLEHGNGFKLSGSGTKGTVIPVELVWSPKVNNLPGEYRVGYYKSAADAPDVREDVNGDNAVLTGAGFRTRSSKKGYWFVAQQQLTTHNGDASRGLNIAANATFHDKETNLVDNYQSIMLVYKGPFDARPKDDVGIGVARLHVNDDVKKNAELLNAANGVSDYDNPLYTPIRETEYNVELNYGFHVTNWLTVRPNLQYVVQPGGVDKVDNALVAGLKIQSTF is encoded by the coding sequence ATGAAAAAGCAACACAACAACACTCGGCTGATCTGCCAAATGTCAGCTGCAGCAGCCTTGGTATTGTCCGCCAATGCGATGGCGGCCGATGCATTCAGTGCTGATTCGAAGTGGATGACCGGCGACTGGGGCGGTGAGCGTACCAAGCTGATCGAGCAAGGTATCGACATCAAGGCTGACTACGTTGGGGAGGCGGGCTACAACGCCCACGGCGGCTACAACGATGACAAGACCGGTCGTTACGCTGACCAGTTCGGTCTGGGCGTGGCGCTGGACCTGCAAAAGCTGTGGGGCTGGGATAACACCCAGGCCAAGATCCAATTGACCAGCCGGAATGGCCAGAACATCTCCAACGATCGTATCGGCGACCCGCGCGCCGGCACCTTGAGCTCGTCTCAAGAAGTCTACGGCCGTGGCCACATGGTGCGTCTGACCCAGTTCTGGATCCAGCACCAGATGTTCGACAACAAGCTGGACGTGAAACTCGGTTACTTCGGCGAAGGCGAAGACTTCAACACCTTCCCGTGCGACTTCCAGAACCTGTCGTTCTGCGGCTCGCAAGTGGGTAACTATGTAAACACCTGGTACAACTGGCCCGTCAGCCAGGCGGCGATTCGCGTGAAGTACAACATCACGCCTGAGCTGTATGCGCAGATCGGTGCGTACAACCAGAATCCATCGCAGTTGGAGCACGGCAACGGCTTCAAACTCAGCGGCAGCGGCACCAAGGGCACCGTGATCCCGGTGGAATTGGTCTGGTCGCCTAAGGTGAACAACCTGCCGGGCGAATACCGTGTGGGTTACTACAAAAGCGCCGCCGATGCCCCGGACGTTCGTGAAGACGTCAACGGTGACAATGCTGTCCTCACTGGCGCGGGCTTCCGTACCCGCAGCAGCAAGAAAGGCTACTGGTTCGTTGCCCAACAGCAACTCACCACGCATAACGGTGATGCCTCGCGCGGTCTGAACATCGCGGCCAACGCCACCTTCCACGACAAGGAAACCAACCTGGTCGACAACTATCAGTCGATTATGCTGGTGTACAAAGGCCCATTCGACGCGCGTCCAAAAGATGACGTCGGTATCGGTGTCGCTCGCCTGCACGTCAACGATGACGTGAAGAAGAACGCTGAGCTGCTCAATGCCGCCAATGGTGTGAGCGACTACGATAACCCGCTGTACACACCGATCCGTGAGACTGAGTACAACGTCGAACTCAACTATGGTTTCCACGTCACCAACTGGCTGACCGTGCGTCCAAACCTGCAATACGTCGTGCAACCTGGCGGCGTGGATAAAGTCGACAACGCGTTGGTAGCGGGCCTGAAAATTCAGTCTACGTTCTAA
- a CDS encoding ABC transporter ATP-binding protein, with translation MATLELRNVNKTYGAGLPDTLKNIELSIKEGEFLILVGPSGCGKSTLMNCIAGLETITGGAIMIGDQDVSGMSPKDRDIAMVFQSYALYPTMSVRENIEFGLKIRKMPQADIDAEVARVAKLLQIEHLLNRKPGQLSGGQQQRVAMGRALARRPKIYLFDEPLSNLDAKLRVEMRTEMKLMHQRLKTTTVYVTHDQIEAMTLGDKVAVMKDGIIQQFGTPKEIYNNPANQFVASFIGSPPMNFVPLRLQRKDGRLVALLDSGQARCELALNTTDAGLEDRDVILGLRPEQIMLASGEGDSGSSIRAEVQVTEPTGPDTLVFVQLNDTKVCCRLAPDVAPQVGETLTLQFDPSKVLLFDANTGERLGTAASLPAQGHADNVAQFKGR, from the coding sequence ATGGCTACGCTTGAACTTCGCAATGTAAACAAGACCTATGGTGCCGGCCTGCCCGACACCTTGAAGAACATCGAACTGTCGATCAAGGAAGGTGAATTCCTGATCCTGGTTGGCCCTTCGGGGTGTGGTAAATCCACGCTGATGAACTGCATCGCCGGGCTTGAGACCATCACCGGCGGCGCGATCATGATCGGCGACCAGGATGTGAGCGGCATGAGCCCCAAGGACCGTGACATCGCCATGGTGTTCCAGTCCTACGCGCTGTACCCGACCATGAGCGTGCGCGAGAACATCGAGTTCGGCCTCAAGATCCGCAAGATGCCCCAGGCTGACATCGACGCCGAAGTGGCACGTGTGGCCAAGTTGCTGCAGATCGAACACCTGCTCAACCGCAAGCCGGGCCAGTTGTCCGGCGGCCAGCAACAGCGCGTGGCCATGGGCCGTGCCTTGGCGCGTCGGCCCAAGATCTACTTGTTCGACGAACCGCTGTCCAACCTTGACGCCAAGCTGCGCGTCGAGATGCGCACCGAAATGAAACTGATGCACCAGCGCCTCAAGACCACCACGGTCTATGTGACCCACGACCAGATTGAAGCGATGACCCTGGGCGACAAGGTTGCGGTCATGAAGGACGGTATCATCCAGCAGTTCGGCACGCCGAAAGAGATCTACAACAACCCGGCCAACCAGTTCGTGGCGAGCTTTATCGGTTCGCCACCGATGAACTTCGTGCCCCTGCGCCTGCAACGCAAGGACGGCCGCCTAGTGGCATTGCTCGACAGCGGCCAGGCCCGTTGCGAGCTGGCACTGAACACCACGGATGCCGGCCTTGAAGACCGTGATGTAATCCTGGGCCTGCGTCCGGAGCAGATCATGTTGGCGTCGGGCGAAGGCGACAGTGGGTCGAGCATTCGTGCCGAAGTGCAGGTCACCGAGCCGACCGGCCCGGACACCCTGGTATTCGTGCAACTCAATGACACCAAGGTCTGCTGCCGCCTGGCACCCGACGTTGCACCGCAGGTGGGCGAAACCCTGACCCTGCAATTCGATCCTTCCAAGGTCTTGCTGTTCGACGCCAACACCGGCGAGCGACTGGGCACTGCTGCTTCATTGCCCGCACAGGGGCATGCCGACAATGTGGCCCAATTCAAAGGCCGTTGA